The following proteins come from a genomic window of Nicotiana tomentosiformis chromosome 12, ASM39032v3, whole genome shotgun sequence:
- the LOC138902483 gene encoding uncharacterized protein, whose protein sequence is MKVVMRFGKKGKLSPRYIGPFEILERIGDMAYKLALPPSLAVVHPVLQVSMLQKYHGDPSHVLDFSSTQLDKLSYVGGPVAILDKKVRKLRSKSIASVKVQWSGQPIEEATWETEHDMRSHYPVELVTWIT, encoded by the exons ATGAAGgttgttatgaggttcgggaagaagggaaagttgagccctaggtatatcggaccttttgagattcttgagaggattggtgacatggcctacaagcttgcattgccacctagtctagctgtagTTCATCCGGTACTCCAagtttctatgctccaaaagtatcacggtgatccgtctcatgtgttggatttcagctcaaccCAGTTGGACAAGTTGTCTTATGTTGGGGGGCCAGTAGCCATCTTGGATAAGAAGGTCCGAAAGTTAAGgtcgaagagcattgcttcagtgaaggttcaatggagtggtcaaccaatcgaggaggcgacttgggagaccgagcatgatatgcgtagccattatcctgtagagcttgtgacttg gattacctag